ACCGACCACGCCGACCGAGCGCGAGGCAGTGTCGACGATCGAGATGACCATCTTGTTGGTGGCCATGTCGATATAGGGCTCGGTGAGCATCGGCCCATTGGCGTTCAGGCCATCCTTGTACCAGGGGCGTACGCGCGGGTCGTAGCCGTCGGGCATCTTGGTGTCGGGGCGCACGGTGAAGGTGCCGTCGGGCTGGCCCAGGTAGATGGTCAGGAAGCTTGAGGTCAGGGCGTTCTGGCCGAGCAGGGCGCCGGCGTTCTGTGGTGATTGGGCGAGGTTCTGGGCGACGTTCTCGACCAGTTTGATACGCCCTTCGAACAGGTTGCGAATGTTCGTGGACGTCGATTCGCCCATTTCAGCCAGGTAGTTCTCCAGGTTGGCGCGAATGGCATTACGCTGGAGATAGTCGTTGTAGAGGGTGAACAGGCTGAAGGCGAGGATCACGATCAGTGATGCCGCCAGAAGAATCTTGTGGCTGAAACGAAGGCTTTTATTCATGACGTGATGCGTCCGCTAAGGTTTTGTTATCGGGTCGTTCGCACAAAGCACGGCTGGAAAACAGTGCAACAATTCCCGTGAGTCCTTTTCGGGTTGTTACTGTCTTTCTGGGAAGAATCATTTTGAAATATCGGCAGTCAGGTGGCAGAACTTGAGTAGGGGATGAAGCAAGATGTCAGATTCTTCGCAAATGGTTGTAGGTGCTGGCCCTGATGGCCAGCCCGTGTCACAGGCCATGCGCCTGGCCAATCGCCATGGTTTGGTGGCGGGGGCGACCGGTACCGGCAAGACCGTCACCTTGCAGCACTTGGCCGAGCTGTTCAGCGATGCGGGTGTCGCGGTGTTCGCCGCGGATGTGAAGGGTGACCTGTGTGGCCTGGGCGCCAGCGGTGCGCCCCAAGGCAAGGTGGCCGAGCGAATCGCCGGGATGCCCTGGTTGAACCACAGGCCACAGGCTTATCCGGTCACCTTGTGGGATGTCGCCGGGCAATCCGGGCATCCCTTGCGCACCACCTTGAGCGACATGGGGCCTTTGCTGCTGGGAAATCTGCTTGAACTGACCGACAGTCAGCAGGCCGCGCTGTACGCAGCCTTCAAGGTGGCCGACCGCGAAGGGCTGCTGTTGCTCGACCTGAAAGACCTCAAGGCCCTGCTCGCGCACCTGAAGGATAACCCCCAACTGCTGGGCGAGGACAGCGCGCTGATGACCAGCGCCTCCACTCAAGCCCTGCTGCGTCGATTGGCGACCCTCGAGCAACAAGGGGCCGAGGCGCTGTTCGGCGAGCCGGCCCTGCAGCTGGAAGACTTGCTGCGGGTCGACGGCGATGGTCGCGGACGCATCCACCTGCTCGACGCCAGCCGGTTGGTGCATGACGCCCCCAAGGTCTATGCGACTTTCCTGCTCTGGCTGCTGGCTGAGCTGTTCGAGCAGTTGCCCGAGCGTGGTGATGCCGACAAGCCGGTGCTGGCGCTGTTCTTCGACGAGGCGCACTTGCTGTTCAATGGCACTCCAAAGGCCTTGCAGGACCGTCTGGAACAAGTGGTGCGGCTGATCCGCTCCAAAGGCGTGGGGGTGTATTTCGTCACCCAGTCGCCCGGGGACCTGCCCGATGCTGTCCTGGCCCAGTTGGGGCTGCGTATCCAGCACGGCCTGCGGGCATTCACGGCCAGGGAGCAGAAGTCGCTGCGCGCCGTGGCCGATGGTTTCCGCCCCAACCCTGCATTCGACAGCCTGGCGGTGTTGACCGAGCTGGGTATCGGTGAGGCGCTGGTGGGCACGTTGGAGGAGAAGGGGACGCCTGCGATGGTCCAGCGAGTGCTGATCGCGCCGCCCCAGTCACGGATCGGGCCGCTGACTGCCGCCGAGCGTGGGGCGCTGATCAGCGCCTCGCCTCTGGCGGGGCGTTATGACAAGCCGATCGATCGCGAGTCAGCATATGAAATGCTCACCCAGCGCAAGGGCGAACCGGTTGAGCCGGCGCCGCAAGCGAAGGTGGACGAGGATAGCTTTGCCGACAAGGCCGGGGAATTCCTGCAAAGCGCGGCGGGACAGGCAATCAAGTCGGCGGTGCGCCAGGCGGCTAATCAGTTGGGCCGGCAGTTGGTGCGTGGCTTGATGGGGTCGTTGCTGGGTGGGAAGAAGCGCTAGGCCAGCTTGTGCTTGCAGGAGCGGCCTTGTGCCGCGAAGGGGCTGCGCAGCAGCCCTGGCAGTCTTGAGGTGAACCGAAGATCAGGGGGCGCTTTGCCCCCCCTTCGCGGCACAAGGCCGCTCATACATGGGTGGTGTAGGGACATATAGAATGAAAAAGGCGCCCGAAGGCGCCTTTTTCATTACAGTGCAATCACTCAGCCGATGGCCTTGGAGGCCAGCCAGAACAGGCCGGCTGCCAGGCCCATCGAGGCCGGCAGGGTGAGCACCCAGGCCAGCAGGATGGTCTTCACCGTGCCGCCCTGCAGGCCGCTCTTGTTGGCGACCATGGTGCCGGCCACGCCCGACGAGAGCACGTGGGTGGTGGACACTGGCAGGCTGAAGATGTTGGCCATGCCGATGGCGCAGGCCGCGGTGATCTGCGCCGACATGCCCTGGGCATAGGTCATGCCCTGTTTGCCGATCTTCTCGCCGACGGTCAGCACCACGCGTTTCCAGCCGACCATGGTACCCAGGCCCAGGGCCAGGGCGACGGCGACGATCACCCAGAACGGCGCATATTCGGTGGTGGCGGTCAGGTCCTTGCGCAGTTTCTCCAGGTCGGCCTTTTCACGGGCTTCCAGGCCTGGCAGCTTGCCGACCTTCTTCGCCGTGTCGTCCAGGCACAGCAGGTAGCGGCGCACTTCGACGCGCTTCTCGGCGCTCAGGGCGCGGTAGTCGGTCACGCCGGCGAGCGAGGACTGCAGGGCGGCGATGGTCGGTTCGGTCTGCTGCGGGTTGCAGCTGAACTGTTCCGGCAGGTCGCTCGATTGCGCCTTGCCCAATGCCAGGAACTCGCCGAGGGTGGCGGCGTTGCGCTGGTAGAACTGGCTCAGGTGCATGGTTGCGTCGCGGGTACGCTCGATCTGGTAGGTGGTGCTGTTCAGGTCGAGGACGAACTTGGCCGGGACGATACCGATCAGTACCAGCATGATCAGGCCGATGCCTTTCTGGCCGTCGTTGGAGCCGTGCACGAAGCTCACGCCCATGGCCGAGATCACCAGCACCAGGCGGTTCCAGAACGGTGGGTGCTTCTTGTCGTCGAGCTTGCGGCGCTGTTCGGGCGTCTTGTGCATCTTCGACAGCGGGCGCCACCACTTCAGGCCGAGCAGCACCAGGGCTGCAACGGCAAAGCCAGCCATTGGCGAGAGGACCAGCGACGTGGCGATGTCGATCGCCTTCTGCCAGTTCACGCCATCGCCCAGCGGGATGTCGCTGATCAGTGCATTGGCCAGGCCGACACCGAGGATCGAGCCGATCAGGGTGTGCGAGCTGGAGGCCGGGATACCGAAGTACCAGGTGCCCAGGTTCCAGGTGATGGCTGCGGCCAGCAACGAGAAGACCATGGCCAGGCCGTGCCCGGTGTTCACATTGATCAGCAGTTCGACCGGCAGCAGGTGGACGATGGCGTAGGCCACCCCGACACCGCCGAGCAGAACCCCGAGGAAGTTG
This genomic stretch from Pseudomonas entomophila harbors:
- a CDS encoding helicase HerA-like domain-containing protein yields the protein MSDSSQMVVGAGPDGQPVSQAMRLANRHGLVAGATGTGKTVTLQHLAELFSDAGVAVFAADVKGDLCGLGASGAPQGKVAERIAGMPWLNHRPQAYPVTLWDVAGQSGHPLRTTLSDMGPLLLGNLLELTDSQQAALYAAFKVADREGLLLLDLKDLKALLAHLKDNPQLLGEDSALMTSASTQALLRRLATLEQQGAEALFGEPALQLEDLLRVDGDGRGRIHLLDASRLVHDAPKVYATFLLWLLAELFEQLPERGDADKPVLALFFDEAHLLFNGTPKALQDRLEQVVRLIRSKGVGVYFVTQSPGDLPDAVLAQLGLRIQHGLRAFTAREQKSLRAVADGFRPNPAFDSLAVLTELGIGEALVGTLEEKGTPAMVQRVLIAPPQSRIGPLTAAERGALISASPLAGRYDKPIDRESAYEMLTQRKGEPVEPAPQAKVDEDSFADKAGEFLQSAAGQAIKSAVRQAANQLGRQLVRGLMGSLLGGKKR
- a CDS encoding inorganic phosphate transporter yields the protein MIDLFSGLDAWVIVSLTLALTFVLAFEFINGFHDTANAVATVIYTKAMPPHLAVFFSGVFNFLGVLLGGVGVAYAIVHLLPVELLINVNTGHGLAMVFSLLAAAITWNLGTWYFGIPASSSHTLIGSILGVGLANALISDIPLGDGVNWQKAIDIATSLVLSPMAGFAVAALVLLGLKWWRPLSKMHKTPEQRRKLDDKKHPPFWNRLVLVISAMGVSFVHGSNDGQKGIGLIMLVLIGIVPAKFVLDLNSTTYQIERTRDATMHLSQFYQRNAATLGEFLALGKAQSSDLPEQFSCNPQQTEPTIAALQSSLAGVTDYRALSAEKRVEVRRYLLCLDDTAKKVGKLPGLEAREKADLEKLRKDLTATTEYAPFWVIVAVALALGLGTMVGWKRVVLTVGEKIGKQGMTYAQGMSAQITAACAIGMANIFSLPVSTTHVLSSGVAGTMVANKSGLQGGTVKTILLAWVLTLPASMGLAAGLFWLASKAIG